In the genome of Bradyrhizobium arachidis, one region contains:
- a CDS encoding J domain-containing protein: MPIDSSKFFDSIRVKPRGKQPEAKPRETVVACEWAGCQNKGSHRAPKGRENQREYWHFCLDHVREYNQNYNFFSGMNADAVARYQKDALTGHRPTWKMGANGGVKKGSEAEIDGAFDPFSMFSEINGRANWRKGPDAQPKAETRKVMNAERKALQVMGLGPDATLADVKTKYKALVKQHHPDANGGDRSTEDRLIEIIKAYNYLKTVVREA, encoded by the coding sequence ATGCCGATCGATTCATCAAAGTTCTTCGACTCCATCCGCGTCAAGCCGCGCGGCAAGCAGCCGGAAGCGAAGCCGCGCGAGACCGTGGTCGCTTGCGAATGGGCCGGATGCCAGAACAAGGGCTCGCACCGCGCGCCGAAGGGGCGCGAGAACCAGCGCGAGTACTGGCACTTCTGCCTCGACCATGTGCGCGAGTACAACCAGAACTACAATTTCTTCTCCGGCATGAATGCCGACGCCGTCGCGCGCTATCAGAAGGATGCGCTGACCGGTCACCGTCCGACCTGGAAGATGGGCGCCAATGGCGGCGTCAAGAAGGGATCGGAAGCCGAGATCGACGGTGCGTTCGATCCGTTCAGCATGTTCAGCGAGATCAACGGCCGCGCCAACTGGCGCAAGGGCCCGGATGCCCAGCCCAAGGCCGAGACGCGCAAGGTGATGAACGCCGAGCGCAAGGCGCTCCAGGTCATGGGCCTCGGCCCCGACGCCACGCTCGCCGACGTCAAGACCAAGTACAAGGCGCTGGTCAAGCAGCACCACCCCGACGCCAACGGCGGCGACCGCTCCACCGAGGATCGCCTGATCGAGATCATCAAGGCGTATAATTATCTGAAGACGGTGGTGCGCGAGGCGTAG
- a CDS encoding BolA family protein: MVMKDTISNKLQEAFTPESLQVVDESHLHEGHAGHRPSGETHFRVYIVSEAFKGKSRVDRHRMINSALAAELSGSVHALAIHAQAPGEG; this comes from the coding sequence ATGGTTATGAAAGATACTATCAGCAACAAGTTGCAGGAAGCTTTCACGCCGGAAAGCCTGCAAGTCGTCGACGAGTCACATTTGCATGAGGGTCACGCCGGCCATCGGCCGAGCGGCGAGACGCACTTCCGGGTGTATATCGTATCTGAAGCCTTCAAAGGGAAGAGCCGGGTCGACCGCCACCGCATGATAAATTCGGCGCTGGCCGCGGAACTTTCCGGCAGCGTGCACGCGCTCGCGATACACGCGCAGGCGCCGGGGGAAGGCTGA
- the aroB gene encoding 3-dehydroquinate synthase, with protein sequence MTAPLKHSDPVNVDVALGDRAYDIVIGRGVLASLGERVAALRPGVRTAVVTDRTVAKYWLEPTEASLAASGIPTSRIVVEEGEISKTYAGLEKVSEALIAAKIERNDLVIALGGGVVGDLAGFAAAILRRGVDFVQVPTSLLAQVDSSVGGKTGINSPQGKNLLGAFHQPVLVIADTAVLDTLSPRQFRAGYAEVAKYGVLGDEAFFSWLEKNHSDIFKGGSAREHAIATSCRAKAGVVSRDERETGERARLNLGHTFGHALEAATGFSDRLFHGEGVAIGMTLAAQFSAKLGMIGETEAARVERHLIEAGLPTRLQDIAGFAQEGLADADALMALMAQDKKVKRGKLTFILLEAVGRAVIAKDVEPAPVRDFLKEKLAQKA encoded by the coding sequence ATGACCGCGCCCCTGAAGCATTCCGATCCTGTGAACGTCGACGTCGCGCTCGGCGACCGTGCCTATGACATCGTCATCGGCCGCGGCGTGCTGGCCTCGCTCGGCGAGCGCGTCGCCGCCTTGCGCCCCGGCGTGCGCACGGCTGTTGTCACCGACCGCACCGTCGCAAAGTACTGGCTCGAGCCGACGGAAGCATCGCTCGCGGCGAGCGGCATCCCGACCTCGCGCATCGTGGTCGAGGAAGGCGAGATCTCGAAAACGTACGCGGGCCTGGAAAAGGTCAGCGAAGCCCTGATCGCCGCAAAAATCGAGCGCAACGATCTCGTTATCGCGCTCGGCGGCGGCGTGGTCGGCGATCTCGCCGGCTTTGCCGCGGCGATCCTGCGCCGCGGCGTCGATTTCGTGCAGGTGCCGACCTCGCTCCTGGCGCAGGTCGATTCCAGCGTCGGCGGCAAGACCGGCATCAATTCGCCGCAGGGCAAGAACCTGCTCGGCGCCTTCCACCAGCCGGTGCTTGTGATTGCCGACACCGCCGTGCTCGACACGCTGTCGCCGCGGCAGTTCCGCGCCGGTTATGCCGAGGTCGCCAAATACGGCGTGCTCGGGGATGAGGCCTTCTTCTCCTGGCTGGAAAAGAACCATTCCGACATCTTCAAGGGCGGCTCCGCGCGCGAGCATGCGATCGCGACCTCCTGCCGGGCCAAGGCCGGCGTCGTCTCGCGCGACGAGCGCGAGACCGGCGAGCGTGCGCGGCTCAATCTCGGCCACACTTTCGGTCACGCGCTGGAAGCCGCGACCGGCTTCTCCGATCGCCTGTTCCACGGCGAGGGCGTCGCCATCGGCATGACGCTGGCGGCGCAGTTCTCGGCGAAGCTCGGCATGATCGGCGAGACTGAGGCGGCACGGGTCGAGCGGCACCTGATCGAGGCAGGCCTGCCGACGCGCTTGCAGGACATCGCGGGTTTCGCGCAGGAAGGGCTCGCGGACGCCGACGCGCTGATGGCGCTGATGGCGCAGGACAAGAAGGTCAAGCGCGGCAAGCTCACCTTCATCCTGCTCGAGGCCGTAGGCCGTGCGGTGATCGCGAAGGATGTCGAGCCGGCCCCGGTGCGCGATTTCCTGAAAGAGAAGCTCGCGCAGAAGGCATAG
- a CDS encoding DedA family protein translates to MTSFLDPLISFVSVHTWLAYLTLFLAALLEAVPVVGSVIPGSTIILALSALVPGGELKLQWVLLAAALGAVLGDGSAYWIGHRRQREILTAWPLTNYPRVVAESESFFKRFGTWAVFFARFVPPIRAFVPVTAGALGMAPARFYAVNIPAILVWAPAHVLPGVLAVSAFHQYFGVPHHGHPFKHMWILTVVAVAIVVGVALWIYRRRRGGDVAAAAKPPA, encoded by the coding sequence GTGACGTCCTTTCTCGATCCCCTCATCTCCTTCGTGTCAGTCCATACGTGGCTGGCCTATCTGACCCTGTTCCTGGCGGCGCTGCTGGAAGCCGTGCCTGTGGTGGGATCGGTCATTCCCGGCTCGACCATCATCCTGGCCTTGAGCGCCCTGGTTCCGGGCGGCGAGCTGAAGCTGCAATGGGTGCTGCTGGCGGCCGCGCTCGGCGCCGTGCTGGGCGACGGCTCGGCCTACTGGATCGGGCACCGGCGCCAGCGCGAGATCCTCACCGCCTGGCCGCTGACCAATTACCCGCGCGTGGTCGCCGAGAGCGAAAGCTTCTTCAAGCGCTTCGGCACCTGGGCCGTGTTCTTCGCTCGCTTCGTGCCCCCGATCCGCGCCTTCGTGCCGGTGACGGCCGGCGCGCTGGGCATGGCGCCGGCACGGTTTTATGCAGTGAATATCCCGGCGATCCTGGTCTGGGCCCCCGCGCATGTGCTGCCGGGCGTGCTGGCGGTGTCGGCCTTCCACCAATATTTCGGCGTGCCGCATCATGGGCATCCGTTCAAGCACATGTGGATTTTGACGGTGGTGGCGGTGGCGATCGTGGTGGGCGTGGCGCTGTGGATCTATCGCCGGCGGAGGGGTGGCGATGTGGCTGCGGCGGCCAAGCCGCCGGCGTAG
- the cobS gene encoding cobaltochelatase subunit CobS produces MTTAAMSKVEEVSGLPDMKVSVRQVFGIDSDLEVPAYSEVDPHVPEVDSDYRFDRATTLAILAGFARNRRVMVTGYHGTGKSTHIEQVAARLNWPCVRVNLDSHISRIDLVGKDSIVVRDGKQVTEFRDGILPWALQNNVALVFDEYDAGRPDVMFVIQRVLEVSGRLTLLDQNKVIKPHPAFRLFATANTVGLGDTSGLYHGTQQINQGQMDRWSIVTTLNYLSHDEEVEIVLAKAKHYRTQEGRDIVNKMVRLADLTRNAFANGDLSTVMSPRTVITWAENSDIFGDIGFAFRVTFLNKCDELERPLVAEFYQRCFNAELPESAVNVALS; encoded by the coding sequence ATGACGACCGCCGCCATGTCCAAAGTTGAGGAAGTTTCCGGTCTGCCCGACATGAAGGTGTCGGTGCGCCAGGTGTTCGGGATCGACAGCGATCTCGAAGTGCCGGCTTATTCCGAAGTCGATCCTCATGTGCCCGAAGTCGATTCCGACTATCGCTTCGACCGCGCCACCACGCTCGCCATTCTCGCCGGCTTTGCGCGCAATCGCCGCGTGATGGTGACCGGCTATCACGGCACCGGCAAATCCACCCATATCGAGCAGGTCGCCGCCCGGCTGAACTGGCCGTGCGTGCGCGTCAACCTCGACAGCCACATCAGCCGTATCGACCTCGTCGGCAAGGACTCCATCGTGGTCCGCGACGGCAAGCAGGTCACCGAATTCCGCGACGGCATCCTGCCCTGGGCGCTCCAGAACAACGTCGCGCTGGTGTTTGACGAATACGACGCCGGCCGTCCGGACGTGATGTTCGTGATCCAGCGCGTGCTGGAAGTCTCGGGCCGCCTGACGCTGCTCGACCAGAACAAGGTGATCAAGCCGCATCCGGCGTTCCGCCTGTTCGCGACCGCCAACACCGTCGGTCTCGGCGATACTTCGGGCCTCTATCACGGCACCCAGCAGATCAACCAGGGCCAGATGGACCGCTGGTCGATCGTCACTACGCTGAACTATCTCAGCCACGACGAGGAAGTGGAGATCGTGCTGGCCAAGGCCAAGCACTATCGCACCCAGGAAGGCCGCGACATCGTCAACAAGATGGTGCGCCTTGCCGATCTCACCCGTAACGCCTTCGCCAATGGCGATCTGTCGACGGTGATGAGCCCGCGCACGGTGATCACCTGGGCCGAAAACTCCGACATCTTCGGCGATATCGGCTTCGCGTTCCGGGTCACCTTCCTCAACAAGTGCGACGAGCTCGAGCGTCCCCTGGTCGCCGAGTTCTATCAGCGCTGCTTCAATGCGGAGCTGCCGGAATCGGCAGTCAACGTGGCGCTCAGCTAG
- a CDS encoding citrate synthase family protein, with protein sequence MNNSEELYLSAREAAAELAISPATLYAYVSRGLIRSEPTPDSRKNRYRAEDVRALKERRVPSPEPRGLRSFDADLPVMDTEISTITEEGAIYRGVNCVDLAENDTLEHTATLLWDVSDVDPFAPDNQPATSDEMRAIAEAARRAAPIDRAIAVLALAASADPRAFTRAPDGRAMVGARIVRLLVATMLNAEPSAEPLHQQVAKAWAADNKHAPDLIRRALVLLADHELNASTFTARCAASTGLNLYDSVIAGLAALKGPKHGGAGVLASQLVKTLIDRDVEPMVRERVALGERFAGFGHGVYKRGDPRAQSLLNALARAGAPRKFTREVPERIIEATGELVNIDYALAVLVHALRLPAGSELALFAMARSVGWIAHASEQLQFGKLIRPRARYVGPAPGRRAGS encoded by the coding sequence ATGAATAATTCCGAAGAGCTCTACCTCTCCGCCCGGGAGGCCGCCGCCGAGCTCGCGATCTCGCCGGCCACGCTCTACGCCTATGTCAGCCGTGGCCTGATCCGCTCCGAGCCGACGCCGGACTCGCGCAAGAACCGCTACCGCGCCGAGGACGTCCGTGCCCTGAAGGAGCGCCGGGTGCCGTCGCCGGAGCCGCGCGGCCTGCGCAGCTTCGATGCCGACCTGCCGGTGATGGACACGGAAATCTCGACCATCACCGAGGAGGGCGCGATCTACCGCGGCGTGAACTGCGTCGATCTCGCCGAGAACGACACGCTGGAGCACACCGCAACGCTGCTCTGGGACGTCTCCGACGTCGATCCCTTCGCGCCGGACAATCAGCCTGCGACGTCCGACGAGATGCGCGCGATCGCGGAAGCCGCGCGCCGGGCGGCGCCGATCGACCGCGCCATCGCCGTGCTGGCGCTTGCCGCCAGTGCCGATCCCCGCGCCTTCACCCGCGCGCCCGATGGCCGCGCCATGGTCGGCGCGCGCATCGTCCGGCTGCTGGTTGCGACCATGCTCAACGCCGAGCCGTCAGCCGAGCCGCTGCATCAGCAGGTCGCGAAAGCCTGGGCGGCGGACAATAAGCACGCGCCCGATCTGATCCGCCGCGCGCTGGTGCTGCTGGCCGATCACGAGCTGAACGCCTCGACCTTCACCGCGCGCTGTGCGGCGTCCACCGGCCTCAACCTCTATGACTCCGTGATTGCCGGCCTTGCTGCGCTGAAAGGCCCCAAGCATGGCGGCGCCGGCGTGCTGGCCTCGCAGCTCGTCAAGACGCTGATCGACCGTGATGTCGAGCCCATGGTGCGCGAGCGCGTCGCGCTCGGCGAGCGCTTTGCCGGCTTCGGCCACGGCGTCTACAAGCGCGGCGATCCCCGCGCGCAATCGCTGCTGAACGCGCTCGCCCGCGCCGGCGCACCGCGAAAATTCACCCGCGAAGTGCCGGAGCGGATCATCGAGGCGACCGGCGAGCTCGTGAATATCGACTACGCGCTCGCGGTGCTCGTGCACGCGCTGCGGCTCCCTGCTGGCAGCGAGCTCGCCTTGTTCGCGATGGCCCGCAGCGTCGGCTGGATCGCCCATGCCAGCGAGCAGTTGCAGTTCGGGAAGTTGATCCGGCCGCGGGCGAGGTATGTCGGGCCGGCGCCGGGGAGGAGGGCAGGCAGCTAG
- a CDS encoding GNAT family N-acetyltransferase, whose translation MPTISVERTIGTTKKAVLAGLGAYNDEKFGKQKVKSIAVALKDGRKIVGGIVGHLWSTVLFIQYFWIERKQRGKGHGTKLIAAIEDEARRLGAIRVHVDTMSFQAPGFYRSCGYEEFGTLDGYPGGVTRHSFTKSL comes from the coding sequence ATGCCGACCATCTCCGTCGAGCGCACCATTGGGACCACCAAGAAGGCTGTGCTCGCCGGGCTCGGCGCCTACAACGACGAGAAGTTTGGCAAGCAGAAGGTCAAGAGCATCGCGGTCGCCTTGAAGGACGGCCGCAAGATCGTCGGCGGCATCGTCGGGCACCTCTGGTCCACGGTTCTGTTCATCCAGTATTTCTGGATCGAGCGGAAGCAGCGCGGCAAGGGCCATGGCACGAAGCTGATCGCGGCGATCGAGGACGAGGCACGACGGCTCGGCGCGATCCGGGTCCATGTCGATACGATGAGTTTCCAGGCGCCGGGCTTCTATCGTTCCTGCGGGTACGAGGAATTCGGCACTCTTGACGGCTATCCCGGCGGCGTGACGCGCCATTCGTTTACGAAGTCGCTATGA
- a CDS encoding citrate synthase/methylcitrate synthase, which yields MNIHLTKSQIGLDGVPAAETALSHVDGERGELIIAGEHVGRLAAKSSFEGVTARLWNGASKTALTEANVRASLGAARDRAFARLDELLPATRGMGIIDGFRAAVAGLRAEHGLEHEATIVGAFPVIAGALVRRAKGLDPIAPDATVSHAADTLRMLHGRAPASREVTALDAYLVTASDHGMNASTFTARVVASTQADLFAAVTAGYCALTGPLHGGAPEPVLEMLDAIGSRERIQPWVDAALARGERMMGFGHRVYRVRDPRADVLKTAVEALASNGTDLPFAGEVEAYIREALRKKNPERPLETNVEFFTAILLDALAIPRQAFTPIFAVARSAGWTAHAREQQRTGRLIRPSSSYVGAMPEA from the coding sequence ATGAACATCCACCTCACCAAAAGCCAGATCGGACTGGACGGCGTTCCTGCGGCCGAGACCGCGCTGAGCCATGTTGACGGCGAGCGCGGCGAACTGATCATCGCCGGCGAGCATGTCGGCCGCCTCGCCGCCAAATCGAGCTTTGAGGGGGTCACCGCCCGGCTCTGGAACGGCGCCAGCAAGACCGCGCTCACCGAAGCCAATGTCCGGGCGAGCCTGGGCGCAGCGCGCGACCGCGCGTTCGCGCGGCTGGACGAGCTTTTGCCGGCGACGCGCGGCATGGGCATCATCGACGGGTTCCGCGCGGCCGTCGCGGGGCTTCGCGCCGAGCACGGGCTGGAGCATGAAGCCACCATCGTCGGCGCGTTTCCGGTGATCGCCGGTGCGCTGGTGCGGCGCGCGAAAGGGCTCGATCCCATCGCGCCCGATGCGACCGTGAGCCACGCCGCCGATACGCTGCGCATGCTGCATGGGCGCGCGCCCGCATCGCGCGAGGTGACCGCGCTGGATGCCTATCTCGTCACGGCCAGCGACCACGGCATGAACGCCTCGACTTTCACCGCGCGTGTCGTCGCTTCGACGCAAGCCGATCTGTTCGCGGCCGTCACCGCCGGCTATTGCGCGCTCACCGGCCCGCTGCATGGCGGCGCGCCGGAGCCGGTGCTGGAAATGCTGGACGCGATCGGCTCGCGCGAGCGCATCCAGCCCTGGGTCGATGCGGCGCTGGCGCGCGGCGAGCGGATGATGGGTTTCGGTCACCGCGTCTATCGCGTGCGCGATCCGCGCGCCGACGTGCTCAAGACCGCGGTCGAGGCGCTGGCATCCAACGGCACCGATCTGCCGTTTGCCGGCGAGGTCGAGGCCTATATCCGCGAAGCCCTGCGCAAGAAAAATCCGGAGCGGCCGCTGGAGACGAATGTGGAGTTCTTCACCGCGATCCTGCTCGATGCGCTGGCGATCCCGCGGCAGGCGTTCACGCCGATCTTCGCGGTGGCGCGCAGCGCAGGCTGGACCGCACATGCGCGCGAGCAGCAGCGGACCGGGCGGCTGATCCGGCCGAGCTCGTCCTATGTAGGGGCGATGCCGGAGGCGTGA
- a CDS encoding HlyC/CorC family transporter, producing the protein MDWLGFTIVIICLLVSGFFAASETALTGASRASMLRLSKQGNRDADVVSELLDMRERLIGALLLGNNIANISASALATSIFTAWFGDVGVLYATGVMTALVVIFAEVLPKTIAINAPDRMALAVARPMRLTMYVLGPLLRIVEVIVRVLMRLFGLAGEHQAILSPTERLRGAVDLLHHEGKVEKQDRDMLGGLLDLRELQVSDVMIHRTEMMMINADLPPEELVREVLATEYTRIPLWREKPENIIGVLHAKDLLRAIRASDGDTSRIDVSTIALPPWFVPEMRPVSEQLKAFRRRKTHFALVVDEYGEVEGLVTLEDILEEIVGDISDEHDVVVAGVRAQPDGSVVVDGSVPIRDLNRAMDWHLPDEEATTVAGLVIHEARSIPDRGQSFTFHGFRFRVLRRERNRITALRISPVPREAELEEAKPRRAGTSF; encoded by the coding sequence ATGGACTGGCTCGGCTTCACCATCGTCATTATCTGCCTGCTCGTCTCGGGCTTCTTCGCCGCGAGCGAGACCGCGCTGACCGGCGCCTCGCGCGCCAGCATGCTGAGGCTCTCCAAGCAGGGTAACCGCGACGCCGACGTCGTCTCTGAGCTGCTCGACATGCGCGAGCGCCTGATCGGCGCGCTGCTGCTCGGCAACAACATCGCCAATATCAGCGCCTCCGCGCTCGCAACCTCGATCTTTACGGCCTGGTTCGGCGACGTCGGCGTGCTCTATGCCACCGGCGTGATGACCGCGCTGGTCGTGATTTTTGCGGAAGTGCTGCCGAAGACCATCGCGATCAACGCGCCCGACCGCATGGCGCTCGCAGTCGCGCGCCCGATGCGGCTGACGATGTACGTGCTGGGGCCGCTGCTCAGAATCGTCGAAGTCATCGTGCGCGTGTTGATGCGCCTCTTCGGCCTCGCTGGCGAGCACCAGGCCATCCTGTCGCCGACCGAGCGCCTGCGCGGCGCGGTCGACCTTCTGCACCACGAGGGCAAGGTCGAGAAGCAGGACCGCGACATGCTCGGCGGCCTCCTGGACCTGCGCGAGCTCCAGGTCTCCGACGTCATGATCCATCGCACCGAGATGATGATGATCAACGCCGATCTGCCGCCGGAAGAGCTGGTGCGTGAGGTGCTGGCGACCGAATACACCCGCATCCCGCTCTGGCGCGAGAAGCCGGAGAACATCATCGGCGTGCTCCACGCCAAGGACCTCTTGCGCGCGATCCGCGCCTCCGACGGCGACACCTCGCGCATCGACGTCTCCACCATCGCGCTGCCGCCCTGGTTCGTGCCGGAGATGCGGCCCGTGTCCGAGCAGCTCAAGGCGTTCCGCCGCCGCAAGACCCATTTCGCGCTGGTCGTCGACGAGTATGGCGAGGTTGAAGGTCTCGTGACGCTGGAAGACATTCTGGAAGAGATCGTCGGCGACATCTCGGACGAGCACGACGTCGTCGTCGCCGGCGTGCGCGCCCAGCCTGACGGCTCGGTGGTGGTCGACGGTTCGGTGCCGATCCGCGATCTCAACCGCGCCATGGACTGGCATCTGCCCGACGAAGAGGCAACCACGGTCGCCGGCCTCGTCATTCACGAGGCGCGCTCGATCCCCGACCGCGGCCAGAGCTTTACGTTCCACGGCTTCCGCTTCCGCGTCCTCCGCCGCGAACGCAACCGCATCACCGCGCTCCGTATTTCACCGGTGCCGCGCGAGGCCGAGCTGGAAGAGGCAAAGCCGAGACGGGCCGGGACGTCGTTTTGA
- the cobT gene encoding cobaltochelatase subunit CobT, whose product MSTSSSNSKFRNTKEAPTEPFKRSVASCLKAIAKAPELDVSFAAERPGLAPGKARLPEPARKMTKRDAAIVRGHADSIALKLACHDPKVHRKLMPGNPQARGVFEAVEQARVEAIGARRMAGVAKNLTAMLDDHFHRGKFDEITDRADAPLADALAMLVRERLTGMAPPAAAKKMVDLWRPILEDKIGRRLDRLDGVVEDQTRFGDAVHDLLSALELGDERNADSEDNDENDENQDGDNDQSGAEGSPDSDAAQEMSADQAQASSEEMSESAMESAQASTSDTFDDGELGDDETPGEATRPNAHGKNEPRGPEYHAFAPKFDEVISAEDLCDHDELERLRAYLDKQLAHLQGIVARLANRLQRRLMAQQNRAWEFDLEEGILDPARLSRVVTDPYHPLSFMHEKEATFRDTVVTLLLDNSGSMRGRPITVAATCADILARTLERCGVKVEILGFTTRAWKGGQSREAWLAAGKPANPGRLNDLRHIIYKSADAPWRRARKNLGLMMREGLLKENIDGEALDWAHKRLLGRPEQRKILMMISDGAPVDDSTLSVNPGNYLERHLRHIIEEIETRSPVELIAIGIGHDVTRYYRRAVTIVDAEELGGAITEKLAELFSETNTAPTQPAGRPRRKLHS is encoded by the coding sequence ATGAGCACATCATCATCCAACTCCAAATTCCGTAACACCAAGGAAGCGCCGACCGAGCCGTTCAAGCGCTCGGTTGCCTCCTGTCTCAAGGCGATCGCCAAGGCGCCCGAGCTCGATGTCTCGTTCGCGGCCGAGCGCCCGGGCCTTGCCCCCGGCAAGGCGCGGTTGCCGGAGCCGGCGCGGAAAATGACCAAGCGCGATGCGGCGATCGTGCGCGGCCACGCCGATTCCATCGCGCTCAAGCTCGCCTGTCATGATCCCAAGGTGCACCGCAAGCTGATGCCCGGCAATCCGCAGGCGCGCGGCGTGTTCGAGGCGGTCGAGCAAGCCCGCGTCGAGGCGATCGGCGCGCGCCGCATGGCCGGCGTTGCCAAAAACCTCACCGCGATGCTCGACGACCATTTCCACCGCGGCAAGTTCGACGAGATCACCGACCGCGCCGATGCGCCGCTGGCCGACGCGCTGGCAATGCTGGTGCGCGAGCGCCTGACCGGCATGGCGCCGCCTGCGGCCGCCAAGAAGATGGTCGATCTCTGGCGTCCCATCCTGGAAGACAAGATCGGCAGGCGGCTCGACCGGCTCGACGGCGTGGTCGAGGACCAGACCCGGTTCGGCGATGCCGTGCATGATCTCTTGTCGGCGCTCGAGCTCGGCGACGAGCGCAACGCCGATAGCGAGGACAATGACGAGAACGACGAGAACCAGGACGGCGACAACGATCAGTCCGGCGCCGAGGGCTCGCCCGATTCCGATGCCGCGCAGGAGATGAGCGCAGACCAGGCGCAGGCCTCATCCGAGGAGATGAGCGAGAGCGCCATGGAAAGCGCGCAGGCGTCGACCTCCGACACCTTCGACGACGGCGAGCTCGGCGACGACGAGACGCCGGGCGAGGCGACGCGTCCGAACGCGCACGGCAAGAACGAGCCGCGCGGGCCGGAATATCACGCCTTCGCGCCGAAATTCGACGAGGTCATCTCCGCCGAAGACCTCTGCGACCATGACGAGCTAGAGCGCCTGCGCGCCTATCTCGACAAGCAGCTCGCGCATCTGCAAGGTATCGTCGCCCGCCTCGCCAACCGGCTGCAGCGCCGGCTGATGGCGCAGCAGAACCGCGCCTGGGAGTTCGATCTCGAAGAGGGCATCCTCGATCCCGCGCGCCTGTCGCGCGTGGTCACCGATCCCTATCACCCGCTATCCTTCATGCACGAGAAGGAGGCGACGTTCCGCGACACCGTGGTGACGCTGCTGCTCGACAATTCCGGCTCGATGCGCGGACGCCCGATCACGGTCGCCGCCACCTGCGCCGACATCCTCGCGCGCACGCTGGAGCGTTGCGGCGTCAAGGTCGAGATTTTGGGCTTCACCACGCGCGCCTGGAAGGGCGGGCAATCGCGCGAGGCGTGGCTTGCCGCCGGCAAGCCGGCCAATCCCGGCCGCCTCAACGATCTCCGCCACATCATTTACAAGTCGGCGGATGCCCCCTGGCGCCGTGCGCGGAAGAATCTCGGCCTGATGATGCGCGAGGGTCTCCTCAAGGAGAACATCGACGGCGAGGCGCTGGATTGGGCGCACAAGCGCCTGCTCGGCCGGCCCGAGCAGCGCAAGATCCTGATGATGATCTCGGACGGCGCGCCGGTCGACGATTCCACGCTGTCGGTCAATCCCGGCAACTATCTCGAGCGGCACCTGCGCCACATCATCGAGGAGATCGAGACCCGCTCGCCGGTCGAGCTGATCGCGATCGGCATCGGCCATGACGTCACGCGCTACTATCGCCGCGCGGTGACGATCGTGGACGCGGAAGAACTCGGCGGGGCCATCACCGAGAAGCTCGCCGAGCTCTTCAGCGAGACCAACACCGCACCAACTCAGCCGGCCGGTCGCCCGCGACGCAAATTGCATTCGTGA